In Danaus plexippus chromosome 17, MEX_DaPlex, whole genome shotgun sequence, one DNA window encodes the following:
- the LOC116771375 gene encoding serine/threonine-protein kinase mTOR has translation MSNQVTAFVAGLKSRNVDVQTKTARELYHYAKTELREVPQEELTQFLDEFNHQIFEMVSSNDVHEKKGGVLAIVCLIGGDCDTTKTRITRFANYLRNLLPSSDVGVMELAAKTVGRLATVSGVKRAEYVEFEVKRAFEWLSEERNEGRRHSAVLLLKELAIAMPTYFYQQVSGFFDHILIALKDPKQQIREAAAKALRAGLVVTAQRETAKQSTAKPQWYMQCYEEAVASFEEVPIREKGITKEDKVHGGLLILSELLRCSNAEWEKKYSYLIHSLDSEKDVTVSDDIIFISSKLHSPSVKRGYLCDGFKTENVQYPVPIYESEVCRKLLTEKIERICQDVMAQRLLKTQGVPQILFIIIPRLAAFNKELFLKKYLNSTMHYLLTSIRSREKDRNMAFTTLGLLAAAIEGDIKNFIPRIMDVIKQALPVRDSQSKKRMYIDPSIFACITLLSSAVKNLVLSDIKELLDAMFATGLSPSLTICLKELSQNLPSLKSEISEGLLNMLSQVLRNKPFLHPGVPKSLEQQSNISLIIEPQDTASIVLALRTLGTFQFEGQHSLLTFVRRCADHFLQSDQQEVRVEAVKTAAKLLADATTAMKTPSRTLTMLTAEVVGKMLVVSVTDPDCEVRYWVLESLTNMFDTHLAQIENLSFLFIVMNDENLKIRELAICTIGRLSTVNPAYVMPGLRKTLIQFLTELEHSGMSRNKEQAARMLDNLILHAPKLVKPYMETILNVLVPKLKEADLNPGVVISILKAVGDLADVHGDNSGLKKCLPELLTILLELLSDASATDKRSIALWAFGQLISATGHVVTPYTEYPNLMDVLLNFLKTEQQPKDRRETIRVLGLLGALDPYKHKMTRGLIDGKPDSSLVPVADSKAEENNFDMTTSEMLVNMSSAILDEYYPAIVISTLMRILRDPTLQQHHTSVVQAVTFIFQSLGIKCVPYISRVTPSLLYVARATDNNNFREFLFTQLAKLIAIVKQHIRNYLDKIFDLIKEFWTPQSPLQPTIILLVEHIAVALGSEFKIYLPQLMPQILRVLAHDTSKDRLVTEKLLNALQKFEDNLDDYMHLVIPSIVKLFDATDYPISVAKTAMETVDYLSDSLNYSELVSRIIHPLVRSLDTCYALRSTAMDTLCALIIQLGRKFNDFIPLVQKVVVKHRIQHHNYELLLSKVQSNSVLAVDDFLQSIRRKPRNNNQEARIVACDTSQSIRKLYVNAHSLKVAWTVSSRVSKDDWLEWLRRFSIGLLTESHSPALRACLALAHNYSQLLRDLFNAAFVSCWTELDKTSRTELANALEQALTAPDAPELAHTVLNLAEFMEHCEGGALPISTQLLGERAMHCRAYAKALHYKEEEFRNGATSQVVEALIHINNKLQQKEAAEGLLERVMAQREAGDANLKVQIRWYEKLHNWEKALNLYDEKLNADADNMEAYLGEMRCFEALGEWVKLYETVSSRWTKMSNDEKFKAARLAAAAAWGLNQWDDMINYVNFLPENSQDGAFYRAVLNIHNEDYDVSKLYIDQARSLLDSELTAVAGESYQRAYGALVNAQLLAELEEVITYKLVEERRESIRQAWWTRLQGGQRLVEDWRKILQVRSLVLTPQENMATWLKFASLCRKSGAPRQAHRTLVMLLGTDPSENREMPLPTHEPRLTLAYAKHLWVAGDKELAYNQLQRYVDNVETGDADHCRLLARCHLKLGSWCESLWGINKRSIPVILRNYSAATSLSSDWYKAWHAWAYMNFETVLLYKHQEADKSKQDESASTPEYIQSHTVPAVEGFFKSINLSHGSSLQDTLRLLTLWFDYGHHPAVHEALLEGIRTIEINVWLQVIPQLIARIDTPRALVGKLIHSLLIDIGKSHPQALVYPLTVASKSSFVDRKNAANQILKSMCTHSMNLVNQAAMISEELIRVAILWHEQWHEALEEASRLYFSEHDAKAMFKTLEPLHAMLERGPQTLKEISFSQAYGRDLNEAQDWCNRFKESGHVRDLNQAWDLYYHVFRRISRQLPQLTSLELQYVSPRLLACRDLQLAVPGSYAPDTPLIRIAHIQSSLQVITSKQRPRRLCIRGSNGKDYMFLLKGHEDLRQDERVMQLFGLVNTLLQADPDTFRRDLAIQRYAVIPLSTNSGLIGWVPHCDTLHSLIKDYREKRKILLNIEHRIMQRMASDLEKLMLMQKVEVFEHALEHTAGDDLAKLLWLKSPSSEVWFERRTNYTRSLAVMSMVGYILGLGDRHPSNIMLDRVTGKFLHIDFGDCFEVAVTRDKFPEKIPFRLTRMLINAMEVTGIEGTYRRTCESVMEVLHRHKDSVMAVLEAFVYDPLLNWRLIDAGRRSRNDADVSTSDGSPQPSRSRANGASEVDQPAETNLNKRALAIVNRVRDKLTGRDFIHIDDASGSVQKQVDLLIQQATSNENLCQCYVGWCPFW, from the exons ATGTCAAATCAAGTAACAGCATTTGTGGCGGGACTAAAATCCCGAAATGTGGATGTTCAAACTAAAACAGCAAGAGAGCTTTATCACTATGCTAAAACAGAACTCAGAGAAGTTCCTCAAGAGGAACTCACACAGTTTCTTGACGAATTTAATCATCAAATCTTTGAGATGGTTTCTAGCAACGACGTACATGAAAAGAAGGGTGGAGTACTTGCGATAG TGTGTCTTATTGGAGGCGACTGTGATACGACTAAAACCAGAATAACAAGGTTCGCAAATTATTTGAGAAATCTCTTACCATCATCTGATGTGGGTGTTATGGAGCTGGCCGCTAAAACTGTTGGTCGTTTAGCAACAGTTTCTGGTGTTAAAAGAGCTGAGTATGTGGAATTTGAAGTGAAGAGAGCATTTGAGTGGTTGTCAGAAGAAAGAAATGAAGGCCGGAGACATTCAGCAGTACTTTTATTGAAGGAACTGGCTATAGCTATGCCAACATATTTTTACCAACAAGTATCAGGATTTTTTGATCATATACTTATTGCTCTTAAGGATCCTAAACAGCAAATACGAGAAGCTGCAGCCAAAGCTTTAAGAGCTGGTTTAGTAGTTACAGCGCAACGAGAGACAGCAAAACAGTCCACTGCTAAACCTCAATGGTATATGCAATGTTATGAGGAAGCTGTGGCATCATTTGAAGAAGTGCCTATAAGGGAGAAAGGAATAACCAAAGAGGATAAAGTTCATGGAGGTCTTCTTATATTGAGTGAATTATTAAGGTGCTCTAATGCAGAGTGGGAGAAAAAATACTCTTATCTCATTCATAGTCTAGATTCAGAGAAAGATGTCACAGTTTctgatgatattatatttatcagttCAAAACTTCATAGTCCCTCGGTCAAAAGAGGATATCTGTGTGATGgttttaaaactgaaaatgtTCAGTACCCTGTTCCGATCTATGAATCTGAAGTATgtagaaaattattgacggaaAAGATTGAAAGGATTTGTCAAG ATGTTATGGCTCAGCGACTCCTTAAAACACAAGGTGTTCCACAGatacttttcattataataccaAGACTGGCAGCTTTTAATaaagagttatttttaaagaaatacctCAACTCAACCATGCACTATTTACTTACATCAATCAGGAGTAGAGAAAAAGACAGGAACATGGCATTTACCACTCTAGGTTTGTTGGCTGCTGCTATCGAAggtgacataaaaaatttcataccAAGAATTATGGATGTCATCAAACAAGCCTTGCCTGTACGAGATTCACAGAGTAAAAAAAGAATGTATATAGACCCCTCTATATTTGCGTGTATAACACTATTGAGCAGTGCAGTGAAAAATCTTGTACTAAGCGATATCAAAGAACTATTAGATGCAATGTTTGCTACAGGCTTAAGCCCGTCTTTGACTATTTGTCTAAAGGAGTTGAGTCAAAATCTTCCATCACTCAAGAGTGAGATATCTGAAGGTCTTTTGAATATGCTTTCACAAGTTCTAAGAAATAAACCTTTCTTACATCCTGGAGTACCAAAGAGTTTAGAACAACAAAGCAACATAAGTCTAATCATCGAACCCCAAGACACTGCTAGCATTGTATTAGCTCTAAGAACACTTGGCACATTTCAGTTTGAGGGCCAACACAGTTTGCTTACATTTGTAAGACGGTGTGCTGATCATTTCTTGCAAAGTGACCAGCAAGAGGTTCGAGTGGAAGCCGTGAAGACTGCAGCAAAGTTACTAGCAGATGCTACCACAGCTATGAAGACTCCTTCCAGAACACTAACCATGTTAACTGCTGAAGTGGTGGGAAAAATGTTAGTTGTGTCAGTCACTGATCCCGACTGTGAAGTGAGGTACTGGGTGCTGGAATCATTGACTAATATGTTTGACACACATTTGGCACAGAtcgaaaatcttagttttctTTTCATTGTAATGAATGACGAGAACTTGAAAATTAGGGAACTGGCTATTTGTACTATTGGACGGTTAAGTACAGTTAATCCTGCTTATGTAATGCCTGGACTTCGGAAaactttaattcaatttttaacAGAATTAGAACATTCGGGAATGAGCCGCAACAAAGAACAGGCGGCAAGAATGTTGGATAATCTCATTTTGCATGCCCCTAAACTTGTCAAGCCATACAtggaaacaattttaaacgttttgGTCCCAAAATTGAAAGAAGCGGATCTTAATCCCGGTGTAGTTATAAGTATTTTGAAGGCGGTTGGAGATCTTGCCGACGTTCATGGCGATAATAGTGGTCTTAAGAAATGTTTGCCAGAATTATTAACTATCCTACTTGAATTGTTATCCGACGCTAGTGCAACGGACAAAAGAAGTATAGCGTTATGGGCATTCGGACAGTTGATAAGTGCCACCGGACACGTCGTCACACCATACACTGAATATCCCAATTTGATGGACGTTTTGCTTAACTTCTTAAAAACAGAGCAGCAACCAAAAGATCGAAGAGAGACGATTAGAGTTTTAGGTCTTCTGGGAGCTCTAGATCcttacaaacataaaatgaCGAGGGGTTTAATAGACGGCAAACCGGATTCCAGTTTAGTTCCGGTAGCAGATAGTAAAGCAGAAGAAAATAACTTTGATATGACCACAAGTGAGATGTTGGTCAATATGTCCTCAGCTATACTGGACGAATATTACCCGGCGATAGTAATATCGACTTTAATGAGAATTTTACGAGACCCAACCTTACAACAGCATCACACCAGTGTAGTTCAGgctgttacatttatattccaATCTCTCGGTATAAAATGCGTGCCATACATATCTCGAGTTACGCCTAGTCTACTATACGTAGCACGCGCCACagataacaataatttcagAGAATTTCTATTCACCCAATTAGCAAAGCTGATTGCTATAGTCAAGCAGCATATCAGAAATTATTTGGACAAGATATTCGACCTTATAAAGGAATTTTGGACACCTCAGAGTCCACTGCAACCGACTATAATATTACTCGTTGAACATATAGCAGTGGCTCTAGGGTCGgagttcaaaatatatttgccaCAATTGATGCCGCAGATCCTTCGAGTACTCGCCCACGATACCAGTAAAGATAGATTAGTGACGGAGAAGCTGTTGAATGCTCTACAAAAATTCGAAGACAATCTCGATGACTACATGCACCTCGTCATCCCATCGATTGTTAAATTGTTCGATGCGACCGACTATCCCATTTCCGTGGCCAAGACTGCTATGGAAACTGTTGACTATCTTTCGGACTCATTGAATTACAGTGAACTCGTCTCAAGAATAATCCACCCCCTCGTGAGAAGCTTGGACACCTGCTACGCCTTACGAAGCACAGCGATGGATACACTTTGTGCACTTATTATTCAACTCGGAAGAAAATTTAACGACTTCATACCCTTGGTCCAAAAGGTGGTCGTGAAGCACAGAATACAGCATCATAATTACGAACTACTGTTATCAAAAGTTCAATCAAATTCGGTGTTAGCTGTGGACGACTTCTTGCAGAGTATTAGACGTAAACcaagaaataataatcaagag GCCCGTATAGTTGCGTGTGATACGTCACAATCAATCCGCAAGTTGTATGTGAACGCTCACAGTCTCAAGGTCGCGTGGACAGTTAGTAGCCGCGTGTCTAAAGACGACTGGCTCGAGTGGCTTAGACGGTTTAGTATTGGACTATTAACTGAGTCCCACAGCCCAGCTTTGAG GGCATGTCTAGCTCTAGCGCACAATTATTCTCAACTGCTAAGGGATTTGTTTAACGCGGCCTTTGTATCTTGTTGGACTGAATTGGATAAAACCTCCCGGACGGAGCTCGCAAATGCTCTGGAACAAGCGCTAACCGCCCCTGATGCTCCCGAGTTAGCTCATACGGTTCTGAATTTAGCTGAGTTCATGGAACATTGTGAGGGGGGAGCTTTGCCTATTTCGACTCAACTACTCGGAGAAAGAGCTATGCATTGCAGAGCTTACGCTAAAGCACTGCATTACAAG GAAGAAGAATTCCGCAACGGCGCAACATCTCAAGTTGTAGAAGCTTTGATACACATTAACAATAAGTTGCAGCAGAAGGAAGCGGCCGAAGGTTTGTTAGAGAGGGTTATGGCGCAAAGAGAAGCCGGTGACGCCAATTTGAAGGTTCAGATCAGGTGGTACGAGAAATTACATAACTGGGAAAAAGCGTTAAACCTTTATGACGAAAAGTTGAATGCCGACGCTGACAATATGGAGGCATATCTTGGCGAGATGCGTTGCTTCGAAGCTCTTGGTGAGTGGGTGAAGTTGTATGAAACAGTTTCGTCTCGATGGACGAAGATGAGTAATGACGAGAAATTCAAAGCTGCAAGACTGGCGGCCGCGGCTGCGTGGGGTCTGAATCAATGGGATGATATGATAAACTATGTCAACTTTTTGCCCGAAAATAGCCAAGATGGCGCATTTTATAGAGCCGTTTTAAACATACACAATGAAGACTATGatgtttctaaattatatattgatcaAGCGAGGTCCCTGTTGGACTCGGAACTGACTGCAGTAGCCGGTGAAAGCTACCAAAGAGCTTACGGCGCACTGGTTAATGCGCAACTATTGGCTGAACTGGAAGAAGTCATTACGTACAAGTTGGTCGAAGAGAGAAGAGAATCAATAAGACAAGCGTGGTGGACAAGACTTCAGGGAGGCCAGAGGTTAGTCGAGGACTGGCGTAAAATACTTCAAGTTCGTTCTTTGGTGTTAACTCCTCAAGAGAATATGGCCACTTGGCTTAAATTCGCATCGCTCTGCAGGAAGAGTGGTGCCCCACGACAGGCTCATCGTACTCTGGTGATGTTGCTTGGAACAGATCCAAGCGAGAATCGTGAAATGCCGCTGCCCACTCACGAGCCGAGACTAACTCTCGCGTACGCAAAACATTTATGGGTCGCTGGAGATAAAGAATTAGCTTACAATCAGCTACAACGATATGTCGACAACGTGGAGACGGGAGACGCTGATCATTGTAGACTGCTAGCTCGATGCCATTTGAAACTAGGTTCATGGTGTGAATCATTGTGGGGTATAAACAAGCGATCGATACCAGTGATCCTACGGAACTACTCAGCAGCGACCAGTTTGTCTTCCGATTGGTACAAAGCTTGGCACGCCTGGGCTTACATGAACTTCGAGACTGTACTTTTGTACAAACATCAAGAGGCGGATAAATCTAAACAGGACGAATCCGCATCCACTCCTGAGTACATCCAAAGTCACACCGTCCCAGCTGTCGAGGGCTTCTTTAAATCGATCAATTTATCCCACGGCAGTTCCCTTCAAGATACATTGAGATTGCTCACTCTGTGGTTCGACTACGGCCACCACCCTGCAGTACACGAAGCCCTTCTAGAGGGAATACGGACTATCGAAATCAACGTATGGCTGCAAGTCATTCCTCAGCTGATAGCTAGAATAGATACACCTAGAGCGTTAGTCGGGAAGCTGATTCACTCGTTACTGATCGATATCGGCAAGTCACATCCACAAGCGTTAGTCTACCCCTTGACGGTGGCGTCGAAGTCGTCGTTTGTCGACCGAAAAAATGCAGCTAATCAAATCCTGAAATCCATGTGCACTCATTCAATGAATTTGGTGAATCAGGCGGCCATGATATCCGAGGAACTGATACGAGTCGCCATACTGTGGCATGAACAGTGGCACGAGGCCCTGGAGGAGGCGTCCAGACTGTATTTCAGTGAACACGACGCGAAAGCTATGTTCAAGACGTTGGAACCACTACATGCTATGTTAGAGAGAGGACCGCAGACGTTGAAAGAAATCTCCTTCAGCCAAGCATATGGAAGAGATTTGAATGAGGCGCAAGATTGGTGCAACAGATTTAAG GAGTCGGGTCACGTCCGTGACTTGAACCAGGCGTGGGACCTCTACTACCACGTGTTCCGTCGCATCAGCCGCCAGTTGCCTCAGCTGACGTCGCTGGAGCTACAGTACGTGAGCCCGCGGCTACTGGCCTGTAGGGACCTTCAGTTAGCTGTCCCTGGAAGCTACGCCCCTGACACTCCGCTCATAAGGATAGCCCATATACAGAGCAGTCTCCag GTTATAACGTCGAAGCAGCGACCGCGTCGTCTCTGTATTCGTGGTTCGAACGGAAAAGACTACATGTTCCTCCTCAAGGGGCACGAGGATTTACGTCAAGACGAACGAGTGATGCAGCTGTTCGGTCTCGTCAATACGTTACTGCAGGCTGATCCGGACACCTTCAGGAGGGATTTGGCCATACAGAGATACGCCGTTATTCCACTGTCCACCAACTCCGGACTTATCGGCTGGGTCCCGCACTGTGACACCCTGCATTCTCTGATCAAGGACTACAGAGAAAAGAGGAAGATATTACTGAATATTGAACACCGTATCATGCAGCGTATGGCCTCCGATTTGGAAAAGCTAATGCTTATGCAAAAG GTGGAGGTTTTCGAACACGCTCTGGAACATACAGCGGGAGACGATCTCGCTAAATTGCTATGGTTAAAGAGTCCGTCGTCAGAGGTGTGGTTCGAGCGTCGCACGAACTACACCCGCTCGCTGGCAGTCATGAGCATGGTGGGCTACATCCTGGGGCTCGGAGACAGACATCCCTCTAATATCATGCTCGACAGAGTCACCGGAAAGTTCTTACACATTGATTTCGGCGATTGTTTCGAAGTGGCCGTGACGAGAGACAAGTTCCCAGAGAAGATACCCTTCAGACTGACCAGAATGCTCATCAACGCAATGGAG GTGACAGGAATCGAAGGCACCTACAGAAGAACCTGCGAGTCGGTGATGGAAGTGCTGCATCGCCACAAGGACAGCGTAATGGCTGTGTTGGAGGCGTTCGTGTATGATCCGCTTCTGAACTGGAGGTTGATAGATGCTGGCAGACGATCAAGAAACGACGCTGACGTTTCCACATCAGACGGATCGCCTCAACCTAGCAGGAGCAGGGCGAACGGAGCCAGCGAGGTTGACCAGCCAGCCGAGACGAACCTCAACAAGAGGGCGTTGGCGATCGTCAATAGAGTTAGGGACAAATTGACGGGACGAGACTTCATTCATATCGACGATGCGAGCGGATCAGTACAGAAACAAGTCGATCTCTTGATACAACAAGCTACCAGCAATGAGAATCTTTGTCAGTGCTATGTCGGTTGGTGTCCGTTCTGGTGA
- the LOC116771377 gene encoding cytidine deaminase-like: MEQYDIVDFSSLGETAKQLIQEAAHIRQRAYCPYSNFAVGAAILTEEDERMYTGCNIESSTLTPTICAERAAVPRAVCDGYTKFKMVAVVAHQKGTFTAPCGVCRQVLSEFRSSDGDIEIYLSKPTMDKILCTKMSKLLPLSFVSYKIDSVT, encoded by the exons ATGGAGCAATATGATATAGTGGACTTCTCCTCATTag GTGAAACAGCAAAACAATTAATACAAGAGGCGGCTCACATACGACAACGGGCTTACTGTCCGTATTCCAACTTCGCAGTGGGAGCCGCCATCCTTACAGAAGAGGACGAACGAATGTACACGGGATGCAACATAGAAAGCTCGACACTCACTCCTACTATATGCGCGGAAAGAGCCGCGGTTCCGAGGGCTGTTTGTGACGGCTACACCAAATTCAAAATGGTAGCAGTGGTGGCACATCAGAAGGGAACATTCACCGCCCCCTGTGGCGTCTGCAGGCAGGTCCTGAGCGAGTTCCGCAGCTCAGATGGAGACATCGAAATCTATCTCAGCAAACCCACTATGGACAAAATCTTGTGCACCAAAATGTCTAAACTCTTACCACTTTCATTCGTGAGTTACAAAATAGACAGTGTGACAtaa